Proteins encoded together in one Rhizobium bangladeshense window:
- a CDS encoding ABC transporter permease, producing MTFFQLMRRNVWRKRLRAILLMFSVGIAFLIYGLTASFVSGSLGAAGASDNLLGVFNKSSRGLPLPLAYLNRIAAEGDVAAVAYTARMRGFVEVEKNVVAVSAVDPQAIAAANGDELRLTPELIAAMEEAGDRVLVGRALAEAEGWSIGQRIGFTGQLRADGSRNWSFTIAGIFEGAHASTDTYFMLARYDAINAARARNKDTVDSFVVRPRPGVSPSVLAARIDALFANSAAQTRTQSEKQFLEAFLRQFADIGLIVSLVVGAAFVTILMIAVNTMLFAVRERRFEIGVLKVLGFSSPWILGLILGETLFIFLVGGAGGLVLAKLATLSIGPEFGLVFCTAVLAKSLTIVAGLGLLTGLLPAVTAVRLPIINAFRTR from the coding sequence ATGACCTTCTTCCAGCTCATGCGGCGCAATGTCTGGCGCAAGCGGCTGCGCGCCATTTTGCTGATGTTTTCAGTCGGCATCGCCTTCCTGATCTACGGGCTTACGGCGAGCTTCGTCAGCGGCAGCCTAGGGGCGGCGGGCGCCAGCGACAATCTGCTCGGCGTCTTCAACAAGTCCAGCCGCGGGCTGCCGCTGCCACTGGCATACCTCAACCGAATTGCGGCCGAGGGCGATGTCGCGGCAGTCGCCTATACCGCGAGGATGCGGGGTTTCGTCGAGGTGGAAAAGAACGTGGTTGCCGTCAGCGCCGTCGATCCACAGGCGATCGCCGCGGCCAATGGCGACGAGTTGAGACTGACGCCGGAGCTGATCGCGGCAATGGAAGAGGCGGGCGATCGGGTGCTGGTCGGCAGGGCTCTAGCAGAAGCTGAGGGCTGGTCGATCGGCCAGCGCATCGGATTTACCGGGCAGCTTAGGGCTGACGGCAGCCGGAATTGGAGCTTCACGATCGCGGGCATTTTTGAGGGCGCACATGCCAGCACGGACACCTATTTCATGCTCGCCCGCTACGACGCCATCAATGCCGCCCGGGCGCGCAACAAGGATACGGTCGACTCCTTCGTGGTACGTCCGCGCCCGGGCGTATCGCCAAGTGTGCTGGCGGCGCGGATCGATGCTCTATTCGCGAATTCGGCGGCGCAGACGAGGACGCAGTCGGAAAAGCAGTTTCTTGAAGCGTTTCTCCGGCAATTCGCTGACATCGGCCTGATCGTGAGCCTCGTCGTGGGGGCGGCCTTCGTCACTATCCTGATGATCGCGGTCAACACTATGCTCTTTGCGGTGAGGGAGCGGCGTTTCGAGATCGGCGTGTTGAAGGTGCTCGGCTTTTCCAGTCCGTGGATTCTCGGGCTCATTCTTGGTGAGACGTTGTTTATCTTTCTTGTCGGCGGCGCCGGCGGACTTGTTCTCGCCAAGCTTGCGACGCTTTCCATCGGCCCGGAGTTCGGCCTCGTCTTCTGCACGGCCGTGCTCGCGAAATCTCTCACCATCGTGGCGGGGCTCGGCCTGCTGACCGGCCTGCTGCCTGCGGTGACCGCCGTGCGCTTGCCCATCATCAACGCCTTCAGGACGAGATAA
- a CDS encoding ABC transporter ATP-binding protein — MTDITEAYIALAGVRKSFRIGAETIPIFSGLDLSIPRGDFVAVMGPSGSGKSTLLNMLGGIDSPDSGEIRVGRSHLEQMGEGARAVWRAHAMGIVFQFYNLLPMLNAAENIELPLLLKPLGRKERRARVDTVMDLVGLAGRQRQFPSSMSGGQRQRVGIARAIVTDPDLILCDEPTGDLDRKSADDILEMLSFLNCELQKTIIMVTHDPEAACFARRTLRLNKGEFVSEERAGR, encoded by the coding sequence ATGACAGACATCACAGAAGCCTATATCGCCCTAGCGGGCGTCAGGAAGTCCTTCAGGATCGGAGCGGAGACGATACCGATTTTTTCCGGACTCGATCTTTCCATTCCTCGCGGCGATTTCGTCGCTGTCATGGGGCCTTCTGGTTCCGGGAAGTCGACATTGCTCAATATGCTCGGTGGTATCGACAGTCCCGATTCCGGCGAAATCAGGGTCGGCCGCAGCCATCTCGAGCAGATGGGCGAAGGGGCAAGAGCGGTCTGGCGGGCACATGCCATGGGCATCGTCTTCCAGTTCTACAATCTGCTGCCGATGCTGAATGCGGCGGAGAACATCGAGCTGCCGCTGCTATTGAAGCCGCTCGGCCGCAAAGAGCGGCGGGCCCGCGTCGACACGGTCATGGATCTCGTCGGGCTCGCGGGCCGCCAGCGGCAGTTTCCGTCGAGCATGTCCGGCGGGCAGCGACAGCGCGTCGGCATTGCGCGCGCCATCGTCACCGATCCCGATCTCATTCTCTGCGACGAGCCGACCGGCGATCTCGATCGCAAATCAGCCGATGATATCCTGGAGATGCTGAGCTTTCTCAATTGCGAGCTTCAGAAGACCATCATCATGGTCACGCATGATCCAGAGGCCGCTTGCTTTGCCCGGCGCACGCTGCGTCTCAACAAGGGCGAATTCGTCAGCGAGGAAAGGGCGGGCCGATGA
- a CDS encoding ABC transporter permease — protein sequence MSSMLKQTFLMIRVNLESLPRRLWISLSMVLSVALVVAVLSGFLAMARGFEAALAGAGSPDIAVILGGGTNQETGSEVPAEAIRSLVAVSGDTGVARDGAGWPVLSRETVVPVDIRQGEGVEQTLSLRGMDPAGPSLRKDTRLVRGQMFSQGAREIVVGARTADTFPGFAVGDTIRFGALDWRIVGHFSSGGSAFESEIWADLEAVQAAFDRQGQVQSLRMRLDGGGDPARALATLRDRLSALPGTPLVAVSETDLYAGQAERTESLIRLFGWPVALLMAVGAAAGALNTMMSSVSERSIEIATLRLLGFARLPAFTATWVEAVLLSVAGAGLGVLASRLVFDGWQASTMGANNTRIAFQLDVTPDVVFTAGLLGLAIGILGGALPAIVAARLPLTSALQARGEVAQR from the coding sequence ATGTCGTCAATGCTCAAGCAGACTTTTCTCATGATTAGAGTCAACCTTGAGAGCCTGCCGCGGCGGCTGTGGATCTCGCTGTCGATGGTGCTGTCGGTCGCCCTTGTCGTGGCGGTGCTCTCAGGTTTCCTGGCGATGGCGCGCGGTTTCGAGGCCGCGCTGGCGGGCGCCGGCTCGCCTGATATCGCCGTGATTCTCGGCGGCGGCACGAACCAGGAGACCGGTTCGGAGGTGCCGGCCGAGGCAATCCGCAGCCTTGTGGCCGTGAGCGGTGATACGGGCGTTGCCCGCGACGGAGCGGGTTGGCCAGTATTGTCACGCGAGACCGTCGTTCCCGTCGATATCAGACAAGGCGAAGGCGTCGAGCAGACGCTGTCGCTCAGGGGGATGGATCCGGCCGGCCCCAGTCTGCGCAAAGACACGCGGCTTGTGCGAGGCCAGATGTTTTCGCAGGGCGCGCGCGAGATCGTCGTCGGCGCCCGCACAGCCGATACCTTTCCCGGCTTCGCAGTCGGCGACACGATCCGCTTCGGCGCGCTCGACTGGAGGATCGTCGGGCATTTCAGTTCAGGCGGCAGCGCCTTTGAATCCGAGATCTGGGCGGATCTGGAGGCGGTGCAGGCGGCCTTCGACCGGCAGGGGCAGGTACAGAGCCTTCGTATGCGGCTCGATGGCGGAGGCGATCCCGCAAGAGCGCTGGCGACGTTGCGTGATCGTCTGTCGGCCTTGCCCGGCACACCGCTCGTCGCCGTCTCCGAGACTGATCTCTACGCCGGCCAGGCCGAGCGGACTGAAAGCCTGATCCGCCTGTTCGGCTGGCCGGTCGCGCTGCTGATGGCGGTCGGTGCGGCGGCGGGCGCATTGAATACGATGATGAGTTCGGTTTCCGAACGCAGCATCGAGATTGCGACGCTACGCCTCCTCGGCTTTGCCCGCCTGCCGGCCTTCACCGCCACCTGGGTGGAGGCGGTGCTCCTGTCGGTGGCCGGCGCCGGCCTCGGCGTCTTAGCCTCCAGGCTCGTTTTCGACGGTTGGCAGGCAAGCACGATGGGCGCCAACAACACCAGGATTGCCTTTCAGCTCGACGTCACTCCCGACGTAGTCTTCACCGCCGGCCTGCTGGGCCTTGCCATTGGCATCCTCGGCGGCGCGCTGCCTGCGATTGTCGCCGCGCGGCTGCCGCTGACTTCGGCGTTACAGGCGAGGGGAGAAGTGGCGCAGAGATGA